AATAAAAACGGCTTGTCAACCTCACGCACCGGATCCGGAATGAAACTATCTACCGCATCCATTAACTCCCAAATACTCTTACACTGCGGACACGACCGATCCGCACACCCATGCCCTAACGCCTGTAACGCACTCCCTCGAATAATCGGCGTCTTGTCCCCAGGAAACTCATACTTGTTCAATAACTCCCGAATCTCTAACTCCACTAAATCTAATAACTCCGGATCATCCACTAAATCTACCTTGTTCAAATACACCACAATCGCCGGCACCTCAACCTGACGCGCTAATAAAATATGCTCCCGCGTCTGCGGCATCGGCCCATCCGCCGCACTCACCACTAAAATACTCCCATCCATCTGCGCCGCCCCCGTAATCATGTTCTTGATGTAATCATGATGCCCAGGACAATCAATATGCGCATAATGCCGCTTCGCCGTCTGATACTCCACATGCGATAACGCTACCGTCAATATCTTCGTCGCATCCCGCCGAAACATCTTCGCATCCGCCTTCGCTACCTCATCGTAACTCTTCGCCTCCGCTAACCCACCCGCCGCTAAACACCGCGTTATCGCCGCCGTTAACGTCGTCTTCCCATGATCAATATGCCCTATCGTACCCACATTCACATGTAACTTCGTCCGCTCAAACTTCGGCTTCGCCATA
This portion of the bacterium genome encodes:
- the tuf gene encoding elongation factor Tu — protein: MAKPKFERTKLHVNVGTIGHIDHGKTTLTAAITRCLAAGGLAEAKSYDEVAKADAKMFRRDATKILTVALSHVEYQTAKRHYAHIDCPGHHDYIKNMITGAAQMDGSILVVSAADGPMPQTREHILLARQVEVPAIVVYLNKVDLVDDPELLDLVELEIRELLNKYEFPGDKTPIIRGSALQALGHGCADRSCPQCKSIWELMDAVDSFIPDPVREVDKPFLLSVEDVFTITGRGTVVTGRVERGRIVPGTEVELVGIRPETKRTVCTSVEMFRKVLDEAVAGDNVGLLLRGVDKDEVERGMVVAKPGSITPHTQFKAEVYVLTKEEGGRHTPFFTGYRPQFYFRTTDVTGVAKLPPDREMVMPGDNVQMEIELISPIACEQGLRFAIREGGHTVGAGVVSEIIK